The Aureispira anguillae genome contains a region encoding:
- a CDS encoding O-antigen ligase family protein: MLNKPQNVHIKKGADILYVPLIFVGLIGGLGIIAQGLVYNWMLTCIGLVGLPIGLFYLYKIFQNPRLGMWSVLVYCFVWSLIARYLFAYTRISLPFGLGVDGLLFLTFVAMIFSGGAKAPYTILQNKLVVLTFLWFFFVFLQLFNPQATSKIAWFYAMRCYALYLFFTVILTYMLLNQKEDLDRFFLLFVGFSIFGGLYGAYQLNIGLNYADSIFIQPKLDRHMLFGKLRVFSFYENAGQAGVSQAHAGLIANILFIHEKRRNYKIYYCIGMLACYYGMAISGTRGALVVPIIGMGVYLVWCRKPIVTISGIIVGAVILFLLVFTTVGQSNYTINRMRTAFDPNDPSFQYRMEARAHYQEYMNKHAFGWGIGTAGYWGNRFNGEDNVMTGTDGGYVQLQAEIGIVGLYFYWFYYSFILGATFWMLLKLKDSELYPKVLALCCGIMGLLAANYGNSVIYQLPSNLTISMSLVYIWMARSWALGEDLPKFESKFNTKY, encoded by the coding sequence ATGCTAAATAAGCCCCAGAATGTACACATCAAAAAAGGAGCTGATATTCTTTATGTGCCACTAATTTTTGTTGGCTTAATTGGAGGTTTAGGAATTATTGCACAGGGGTTAGTCTACAATTGGATGCTGACCTGTATCGGGCTAGTGGGCTTGCCTATTGGTTTGTTTTATTTGTACAAAATTTTTCAAAACCCTAGACTAGGTATGTGGTCTGTATTGGTCTATTGCTTTGTTTGGAGTTTAATTGCCCGTTATCTCTTTGCCTATACTAGAATTTCGTTGCCTTTTGGGTTGGGGGTTGACGGTTTGTTATTTTTGACCTTTGTGGCTATGATTTTTAGTGGAGGAGCAAAGGCGCCATATACCATCCTCCAAAACAAGCTAGTCGTTTTGACTTTTTTGTGGTTTTTCTTTGTTTTTCTACAGTTATTTAACCCACAAGCAACGAGTAAAATTGCTTGGTTTTATGCAATGAGATGCTATGCGCTTTACTTATTTTTTACGGTTATACTGACCTATATGCTATTAAACCAAAAGGAAGATTTAGATCGGTTTTTTCTTCTATTTGTCGGGTTTTCTATTTTTGGGGGACTTTATGGAGCCTATCAATTGAATATAGGACTGAATTACGCTGATAGCATTTTTATTCAACCTAAGTTAGACCGCCATATGTTGTTTGGTAAGTTGCGAGTATTTTCATTTTATGAGAATGCTGGACAAGCGGGCGTTTCTCAGGCTCATGCTGGGCTAATTGCCAATATTTTATTTATTCATGAAAAGCGGCGAAACTATAAAATTTATTACTGTATTGGGATGTTAGCCTGTTATTATGGAATGGCTATTTCTGGAACGAGAGGGGCATTGGTTGTCCCAATTATTGGCATGGGAGTTTATCTAGTATGGTGTCGTAAACCGATTGTTACCATTTCAGGAATTATCGTAGGCGCTGTTATTTTGTTTTTATTGGTGTTTACAACAGTGGGGCAAAGTAATTATACCATCAATAGAATGCGAACGGCATTTGATCCTAACGACCCTTCTTTTCAGTATCGGATGGAGGCGAGGGCTCATTATCAAGAATATATGAATAAACATGCGTTTGGCTGGGGCATAGGAACCGCTGGTTATTGGGGAAATCGATTTAATGGAGAAGATAATGTTATGACAGGAACCGATGGTGGTTATGTGCAATTACAAGCAGAAATAGGTATTGTGGGGTTGTATTTTTATTGGTTCTATTATTCATTTATTCTTGGTGCTACTTTTTGGATGTTGCTAAAACTGAAGGACTCAGAACTTTACCCCAAAGTATTGGCACTTTGTTGTGGAATAATGGGGTTGCTGGCTGCTAATTATGGCAATAGTGTAATTTATCAATTACCAAGTAACTTAACTATTAGCATGAGCTTGGTTTATATCTGGATGGCTAGGAGTTGGGCTTTAGGAGAGGACTTGCCCAAATTTGAATCTAAATTTAATACAAAGTACTGA
- a CDS encoding glycosyltransferase, producing the protein MIRNRNIVVFGLQPWDIEIGSNCKNIALELAKNNKVLYINRPLDRITWLRKKKNTIAQNRMDVLTRKKSPLVQLDTNFWILTPPVVMESVQWLNSSFLFKFFNRWNNRKLAKTVKRYLEKLGFNDFILFNDSAMFQGNNLKEFLSPELFIYYIRDYLIAQPYFEKHGPNAEKRLVEQADLVVANSTYLVNYAKVYNSNSFYIGQGCDLEEFQPQEIHSVPAALKKLSGPIIGYVGNLTSKRLDLEILIYLAKRNPSWSIVLVGGEDNVFKKSVLHNFDNVHFLGFQKPETLPQFIHGFDVCINPQVLNQLSIGNYPRKIDEYLAMGKPVVATRTEGMIMFEDYVCLAEDKYQFEADIRYLLKTDCEALRMQRINFAKSHTWENSVRALENALVNKIA; encoded by the coding sequence ATGATTCGGAATAGAAATATTGTAGTTTTTGGTTTACAGCCTTGGGATATTGAAATAGGAAGTAATTGTAAAAACATTGCCTTAGAATTGGCTAAGAATAACAAGGTGCTTTATATCAATAGACCACTTGATAGAATTACTTGGTTAAGGAAGAAAAAGAATACAATTGCTCAGAATCGAATGGATGTTTTAACAAGGAAAAAATCACCTTTGGTTCAGTTGGATACGAACTTTTGGATTCTAACTCCCCCTGTTGTGATGGAATCTGTACAATGGTTAAATTCAAGTTTTTTATTTAAATTTTTTAATCGATGGAACAATCGAAAACTAGCTAAAACGGTTAAACGATACTTAGAAAAGTTAGGGTTTAATGACTTTATTCTATTTAATGATAGTGCGATGTTTCAGGGGAATAACCTAAAAGAATTTTTGAGTCCTGAGCTATTTATCTATTATATCAGAGATTACCTTATTGCACAACCGTATTTTGAAAAGCACGGTCCTAATGCTGAAAAGCGATTGGTTGAACAAGCTGATCTTGTTGTTGCAAATTCTACTTATTTAGTCAATTATGCAAAAGTATACAATTCGAATAGTTTTTATATAGGGCAAGGTTGTGATTTAGAGGAATTTCAACCTCAAGAAATTCATTCTGTTCCAGCAGCGCTCAAAAAACTAAGCGGACCAATTATTGGATATGTTGGCAATTTAACTTCTAAGCGGCTAGATCTAGAAATTTTGATTTATCTAGCAAAACGAAACCCTTCTTGGTCTATTGTTTTAGTGGGGGGAGAAGATAATGTTTTTAAGAAAAGTGTACTACATAATTTTGATAATGTTCATTTTTTAGGTTTTCAAAAACCAGAAACATTACCTCAGTTTATCCATGGTTTTGATGTCTGTATCAACCCTCAAGTCCTAAATCAACTGTCTATTGGGAACTACCCACGTAAAATTGACGAATATTTGGCAATGGGAAAGCCTGTTGTTGCAACCCGAACCGAGGGAATGATAATGTTTGAGGATTATGTTTGCTTAGCAGAAGATAAATACCAATTTGAAGCCGACATAAGATACTTACTAAAAACAGATTGTGAGGCATTGCGTATGCAACGAATTAATTTTGCCAAATCCCATACCTGGGAGAATAGTGTTCGTGCACTCGAAAATGCCCTTGTAAATAAAATTGCGTAA
- a CDS encoding FISUMP domain-containing protein produces the protein MRRLFVTLFLLGFVASLWIGCDKEEPKLCTASFIDERDGTEYCMVNIGTQTWMAENLNYQSDSAYQNPSNPSTINAVYGKLYPFSEANKVCPNGWHLPTDDEWKTLEINLGMSVTAANGLNERGTDEGSGLKSIEGWDSSAVASVEGTNAVGFNALPAGYRNPSYGPYFDLGETANFWTATVYDTTGGAWMRTMSYDKAGIIRNYATQKMGFSCRCVKN, from the coding sequence ATGAGACGTTTATTTGTAACCCTTTTCTTGTTAGGCTTTGTGGCTAGTTTGTGGATAGGCTGTGATAAAGAAGAACCCAAGCTTTGCACCGCTAGTTTTATTGATGAAAGAGATGGAACGGAATATTGCATGGTAAATATTGGAACACAAACTTGGATGGCTGAAAATCTAAATTACCAATCGGATAGTGCTTATCAAAATCCATCTAATCCTAGCACTATAAATGCAGTCTATGGAAAGTTATATCCGTTTAGCGAGGCAAATAAAGTTTGTCCTAATGGCTGGCACTTGCCAACAGATGATGAATGGAAAACGCTAGAAATTAATTTGGGAATGTCGGTTACCGCAGCCAATGGACTCAATGAAAGGGGAACCGATGAAGGGAGCGGACTCAAATCAATTGAAGGTTGGGACAGCAGTGCAGTAGCTTCTGTTGAAGGAACCAATGCCGTTGGATTTAATGCATTACCAGCTGGGTATAGAAACCCTAGTTATGGTCCTTATTTTGATTTGGGAGAAACGGCTAATTTTTGGACTGCTACCGTTTATGATACCACTGGTGGAGCTTGGATGAGAACAATGAGTTATGATAAGGCGGGAATAATCAGAAATTATGCTACCCAAAAAATGGGCTTTTCTTGTCGTTGTGTTAAAAATTAA
- a CDS encoding DUF983 domain-containing protein: MFKKGSKLYSISKFKCPSCHEGDLYKSSLASMQGIYNMHDNCPECGQDFQKEPGFYWGAMYIGYGLSSGYMLSAMVLCIFGLGLTVNQSFVAAIAGGVLFVPLIARLARAIWINIYVKYKRPAKS; this comes from the coding sequence ATGTTCAAAAAAGGTTCAAAATTATATAGTATTTCAAAATTTAAATGCCCAAGTTGTCATGAAGGGGATTTATACAAAAGTTCTTTGGCTTCTATGCAAGGAATTTATAACATGCATGACAATTGTCCCGAATGTGGTCAAGATTTTCAAAAAGAACCTGGTTTTTATTGGGGTGCTATGTATATTGGATATGGGCTTAGTTCTGGCTATATGCTTTCAGCAATGGTACTTTGCATCTTTGGGCTAGGTCTAACGGTCAACCAAAGTTTTGTTGCCGCTATTGCTGGAGGAGTTTTGTTTGTCCCTTTGATTGCACGCTTGGCTAGAGCAATATGGATCAACATTTATGTAAAATACAAACGTCCTGCTAAATCCTAA
- a CDS encoding Crp/Fnr family transcriptional regulator yields MDSLSLPQILSAKLPMINDRKLLDKIAAAGQLMSLKQGTTILDYGQYIKLVPIVLDGVIKVTQQGEEGDILLYYLSNGSTCPTAFTCCMIDKTSEIRAVAEEDTQILAIPIRYIDEWSRDHVEWKNFIMDSYSVRFKELLSTIDAIAFAQLDQRLIKYLSKKMELTHKKEFNITHKQIALDLNTTREAVSRLLKKMEQMGNLELGRNRITIKHLEIR; encoded by the coding sequence ATGGATTCACTTTCTTTACCCCAAATATTATCGGCAAAACTGCCTATGATTAATGATCGAAAATTGCTAGACAAAATAGCAGCAGCAGGTCAATTAATGTCCTTAAAGCAAGGCACCACAATCTTAGATTATGGTCAATATATCAAATTGGTTCCTATTGTTTTAGATGGTGTAATTAAAGTAACCCAACAGGGCGAAGAAGGAGATATTTTATTGTATTACTTAAGCAATGGAAGCACTTGTCCTACAGCATTTACCTGTTGTATGATTGATAAGACAAGCGAAATACGAGCTGTTGCCGAAGAAGATACCCAAATACTTGCCATCCCAATCCGATATATCGATGAGTGGTCTAGGGATCATGTTGAATGGAAAAATTTCATTATGGATTCTTACAGTGTTCGGTTCAAAGAATTGCTCTCTACCATTGATGCAATTGCATTTGCTCAACTCGATCAACGCTTAATTAAGTATTTATCCAAAAAAATGGAGCTTACTCACAAAAAAGAATTTAACATTACCCACAAACAAATCGCACTTGACTTGAACACCACAAGGGAAGCGGTCTCTAGATTATTAAAAAAAATGGAGCAAATGGGCAACCTTGAACTAGGTAGAAACCGTATTACTATTAAGCATTTAGAGATTCGATAA
- a CDS encoding NAD(P)/FAD-dependent oxidoreductase — protein MTHKYSIVIVGAGTAGITVAAQLLKQKKGLNIAIIDPAKTHYYQPAWTLVGAGTYDYESTARPMQSLIPKGVTWLQEYVTTFEPIQNQVRLKNGDLVAYDYLVVCPGIQLNLDGIEGLKETLGKNNVCSNYVDANYTWQVLQNFKGGNALFTQPATPIKCGGAPQKIMYLADDYFQQQHLKPKTNMIFASPGSVIFGVADFAKTLMQVVDRKDIHLKFFHKLVKIDGPNQLAYYEITRPADSDKDLEYNINPKVKVQQTGLNQIAIPFDMLHLAPPQSAPDFIRNSPLAHQEGPSKGWLNVDHFTLQHNVYPNIYGLGDAAALPTAKTGAAIRKQAPVVVAHLINAIQQKNTNLKYNGYSSCPLVTGYGKMVLAEFGYNNVRMSDPLISKFVDTSKETYSMWLLKKYGLPPLYWKLMLKGRI, from the coding sequence ATGACACACAAGTATTCAATTGTTATTGTAGGTGCAGGAACCGCAGGAATAACTGTTGCAGCTCAGTTGCTAAAACAGAAAAAAGGGCTAAACATTGCCATTATTGATCCTGCAAAAACGCATTATTATCAACCTGCTTGGACTTTGGTTGGTGCAGGAACCTATGATTATGAATCGACAGCTCGACCAATGCAATCTTTGATTCCCAAGGGCGTTACTTGGCTACAAGAATATGTGACAACATTTGAGCCCATACAAAATCAAGTCCGACTAAAAAATGGTGATCTTGTTGCTTATGACTATTTAGTGGTTTGCCCAGGCATCCAACTTAATCTAGATGGAATCGAAGGCTTAAAGGAAACATTGGGCAAAAATAATGTTTGTAGCAATTATGTCGATGCTAATTATACTTGGCAAGTGCTCCAAAATTTTAAAGGAGGTAACGCTTTATTTACCCAACCTGCCACTCCTATTAAATGTGGTGGTGCCCCTCAAAAAATTATGTACTTAGCAGATGATTATTTCCAACAGCAACACCTTAAGCCTAAAACGAATATGATCTTTGCCAGTCCAGGCTCTGTTATTTTTGGCGTAGCCGATTTTGCCAAAACATTGATGCAAGTTGTAGACCGAAAGGACATTCATTTAAAATTCTTTCATAAACTCGTCAAGATTGATGGTCCTAATCAATTGGCTTATTATGAAATCACTCGCCCAGCTGACTCAGACAAAGATTTAGAGTATAATATCAACCCCAAGGTAAAAGTACAACAAACAGGACTGAATCAAATTGCGATTCCATTTGATATGTTACATTTGGCTCCTCCACAATCTGCCCCCGATTTTATTAGAAATTCGCCCCTTGCCCATCAAGAAGGACCGAGCAAAGGTTGGTTAAATGTTGACCACTTTACGCTTCAGCACAATGTTTATCCCAATATTTATGGCTTAGGGGATGCTGCTGCGCTTCCCACAGCAAAAACAGGGGCAGCTATTCGCAAACAGGCTCCAGTGGTGGTAGCCCACCTTATCAATGCTATTCAGCAAAAAAATACAAATTTAAAATACAATGGCTATTCTTCTTGCCCATTGGTAACGGGCTATGGTAAGATGGTATTGGCTGAATTTGGTTATAACAATGTAAGAATGTCTGATCCCCTTATTTCTAAATTTGTAGATACAAGTAAGGAAACTTATAGCATGTGGCTACTCAAAAAATACGGTCTGCCTCCCTTGTATTGGAAGTTAATGCTTAAAGGAAGAATTTAA
- a CDS encoding YeeE/YedE family protein codes for MKGLKYIISGILFGIVMTKSEAISWFRIQEMFLFQSIHMYGIIGVAVILGILQVAIIKKKQVKDIKGNPITFCPKNKSIPRYLFGGIIFGLGWAMTGACPGPMYTLVGHGLPIMLVIIASALLGTLTYGMLRSKLPH; via the coding sequence ATGAAAGGTTTAAAATATATTATATCTGGTATTTTATTTGGTATTGTAATGACCAAATCTGAAGCTATTTCTTGGTTTCGAATTCAAGAGATGTTCTTATTCCAATCCATCCATATGTATGGAATTATTGGTGTTGCTGTTATTTTAGGCATCCTACAAGTAGCGATTATTAAGAAAAAACAAGTCAAAGACATCAAGGGCAACCCTATTACGTTCTGCCCCAAAAACAAAAGTATCCCTAGGTATCTATTCGGTGGGATTATATTTGGTTTAGGTTGGGCGATGACAGGAGCTTGTCCTGGACCAATGTATACGCTAGTTGGGCACGGGTTACCCATTATGTTGGTCATTATTGCAAGTGCCTTATTGGGTACCCTAACCTATGGTATGCTACGTTCCAAATTACCGCATTAA
- a CDS encoding YeeE/YedE family protein, whose amino-acid sequence MLELLQQPWHWAFSGFMIAFTMFILLFFGKSFGMSATMRAMCTVGGAGKKISFFDFDWTTQGWNLLFALGAVLGGYIASTYLSNPNPVAISPATIGYLQNLGVDYPSTIQEGTGYVPLELFNLEMLFTMKGLLLFIGGGFLVGFGARYAGGCTSGHAISGLANLQWPSLITVIGFFIGGLAMTHFILPLILQL is encoded by the coding sequence ATGTTAGAATTACTTCAGCAACCTTGGCATTGGGCATTCAGTGGTTTTATGATTGCCTTTACCATGTTTATCTTATTGTTTTTTGGAAAAAGTTTTGGTATGTCCGCCACCATGCGTGCCATGTGTACCGTAGGAGGAGCAGGCAAAAAAATCAGTTTTTTTGATTTTGATTGGACGACTCAAGGCTGGAATTTGTTATTTGCCTTAGGGGCAGTACTTGGGGGATATATTGCATCGACTTATCTCTCTAACCCCAATCCTGTAGCCATCTCACCAGCTACCATTGGTTACCTTCAAAACCTAGGAGTAGACTACCCTAGTACCATTCAAGAAGGAACAGGTTATGTCCCCTTAGAATTATTCAATTTGGAAATGTTGTTCACGATGAAAGGACTTTTACTTTTTATAGGGGGTGGTTTTTTGGTAGGGTTTGGCGCTAGATATGCAGGAGGCTGCACTTCAGGGCATGCCATCAGTGGATTAGCCAATTTGCAATGGCCTTCCTTAATTACTGTAATTGGGTTCTTTATTGGAGGCTTAGCCATGACCCATTTTATACTTCCTTTGATCCTACAACTTTAA
- a CDS encoding rhodanese-like domain-containing protein, whose product MKYLLSILVLTFVSLGIKKLYAAQSAQNSCFEHIENKTFRLKMQDTQNAIVLDVRTDAEFKSGKIEGAQNIDVQNASFRAKVEQLDKNKTYLVYCRSGMRSIKASKVLCELGFTKVYNLRNGYMGWK is encoded by the coding sequence ATGAAATACTTATTATCAATACTTGTTCTAACCTTTGTTTCTTTAGGTATTAAAAAGCTCTACGCCGCTCAATCTGCGCAAAATTCTTGCTTTGAACACATTGAGAACAAGACGTTTCGCTTAAAAATGCAAGATACTCAAAACGCCATTGTTTTAGATGTACGCACCGATGCAGAATTCAAATCAGGGAAAATTGAAGGCGCACAAAATATAGACGTACAAAATGCAAGTTTTCGAGCTAAGGTAGAACAATTGGATAAAAACAAAACTTATTTGGTCTATTGTAGAAGCGGCATGCGCAGCATCAAAGCATCTAAAGTACTTTGTGAATTAGGCTTTACCAAAGTATATAACTTAAGGAATGGTTATATGGGCTGGAAATAA
- a CDS encoding rhodanese-like domain-containing protein: MNYINMNAQQFKTAIDEDKSAILLDVRTPREVAEGSIEGAKAIDFLAGNFDQKVADFDKDKTYLIYCRSGARSGKACQIMSQLGFTKLVNLEGGILSWNY, translated from the coding sequence ATGAATTATATAAATATGAATGCCCAACAATTTAAAACAGCCATAGACGAAGACAAAAGTGCTATTCTACTGGATGTTAGAACCCCTAGAGAAGTTGCGGAGGGCAGCATCGAAGGTGCTAAAGCCATTGATTTTTTAGCAGGCAATTTTGATCAAAAAGTGGCTGACTTTGATAAAGATAAAACCTATTTGATTTATTGTAGAAGTGGTGCTAGAAGTGGTAAAGCCTGCCAAATAATGAGCCAGTTGGGCTTCACCAAGTTAGTCAATTTAGAGGGAGGGATATTATCTTGGAACTATTAA
- a CDS encoding MBL fold metallo-hydrolase produces MKIEQIYTGCLAHGAYYIESEGEAVIIDPLRETKPYIERAAKDGATIKYILETHFHADFVSGHIDLAEKTGATIVYGPNAEMAFEAHVATDDEILKVGNIGIKVLHTPGHTMESSSFLLIDETGKEKALFSGDTLFIGDVGRPDLAVKTDLSREDLAAHLYDSLRNKIMTLPDDVIVYPAHGAGSACGKNMSKETFDTLGNQKATNYALRANMTKEEFVKEVLSGLTTPPQYFPKNALMNKNGYESIDDIYERGVVPLSPEKFEAIANEMEALILDTRAPQTFKDRFIPNAINIGIDGSFAPWVGALIIDLKQPIILVTDENRAEEVVTRLARVGYDNVLGYLEGGMDAWTTANKETDAIHSISAESFAQKAQTESLTILDVRAPNEYLSEHVLDAQNFPLNYINDQINSLDKKQTYHIHCAGGYRSMITASILRARGFEQLVDVAGGFEAIAQTDIPKSEFVCPSTLA; encoded by the coding sequence ATGAAAATAGAACAAATATATACTGGCTGTTTGGCACATGGTGCTTATTATATCGAATCTGAAGGAGAAGCCGTTATTATTGACCCATTAAGAGAAACCAAACCTTATATTGAGCGTGCTGCTAAAGATGGCGCAACGATTAAATATATTTTGGAAACACATTTCCATGCAGATTTTGTTTCTGGTCACATCGATTTGGCTGAAAAAACAGGAGCAACAATTGTTTATGGTCCTAATGCAGAAATGGCATTTGAGGCACATGTTGCTACAGACGATGAAATTTTAAAAGTAGGAAACATTGGTATAAAAGTATTACACACCCCAGGGCATACCATGGAATCTTCTTCTTTCTTACTAATTGACGAAACAGGAAAAGAAAAAGCTTTGTTCTCTGGCGACACGTTGTTTATTGGTGATGTTGGACGACCAGACTTAGCCGTAAAAACGGATTTATCTAGAGAAGACTTAGCAGCACATTTGTACGACTCTTTGCGCAATAAAATTATGACGTTGCCAGATGATGTAATTGTTTATCCTGCTCATGGTGCGGGTTCTGCTTGTGGCAAAAATATGAGCAAAGAAACGTTTGATACCTTGGGCAACCAAAAAGCAACCAATTATGCCCTTAGAGCGAATATGACAAAAGAAGAATTTGTAAAAGAAGTCTTATCTGGGCTAACTACTCCTCCTCAATACTTTCCTAAAAATGCCCTAATGAACAAAAATGGCTACGAGAGTATCGATGATATTTATGAGCGTGGTGTCGTACCTTTGTCTCCTGAAAAATTTGAAGCGATTGCCAATGAAATGGAGGCTTTAATTTTGGATACTAGAGCACCTCAAACTTTTAAAGACCGCTTTATTCCTAATGCTATTAACATTGGTATTGATGGTAGTTTTGCCCCTTGGGTTGGTGCGCTAATCATCGACTTGAAGCAACCAATCATTTTGGTTACCGATGAAAACAGAGCCGAAGAAGTAGTCACTCGATTGGCAAGAGTGGGTTATGATAATGTATTGGGTTATCTAGAAGGCGGTATGGACGCTTGGACAACAGCCAATAAAGAAACAGATGCTATCCATTCTATTTCTGCCGAATCTTTTGCGCAAAAGGCACAAACAGAATCCTTAACGATCTTAGATGTTAGAGCTCCTAACGAATATCTTTCTGAACATGTGTTAGATGCTCAAAACTTTCCATTAAACTATATCAACGATCAAATTAATTCACTAGACAAAAAGCAAACCTACCACATCCATTGTGCAGGCGGTTATCGCTCTATGATTACGGCTTCTATTTTAAGAGCAAGAGGATTTGAACAGCTGGTAGATGTTGCTGGAGGGTTTGAAGCAATTGCTCAAACAGACATTCCAAAATCTGAGTTTGTTTGTCCATCTACTTTAGCATAA
- a CDS encoding SulP family inorganic anion transporter encodes MNIKSILPILDWLPNYNKQHLKGDVNAGLTVGIMLIPQGMAYAMLAGLPPIYGLYAAIVPQLIYAIFGTSRQLGVGPVAMDSLLVAVSVSQFAQINSDHYITLAILLAFMVGSIQLILGILRLGVLVNFLSHPVISGFTSAAALIIGVSQLKYLMGVDLERSQFLHVILWDAWQQLLNINPYTLFIGISGILIILLSKKIMPTIPAPLIVVISGILAVWGLGLDQYGVAIVKEIPKGLPSPQLPLLDGEVMQQLFSSAITIALVAFMEAIAVAKAIHARHNDYKIEPNQELIALGLSNMIGSFFQSFPGTGGFSRSAVNDQAGAKTNLAAIISALFMVVTLLFLTPLFYYLPKAVLASIIMVAVFKLISIQDPLNLWKKGHKRDLAILIITFIATLSIGIQKGILVGVLLSIIGTLYDSLYPKVRVQFSDWDLPDYAFAVRFEGALYFGNSNYFKDKMEAILSQLVSNQDSQPIEYVLLDGSHIHQLDSTGEKALEYILQVYENKGIPILLVALPFQLSKPIFSSVQAAISSKKDKKMSKNTPYVI; translated from the coding sequence ATGAACATAAAATCAATACTTCCCATTTTAGATTGGCTTCCCAATTACAACAAACAACACTTAAAAGGTGATGTAAATGCGGGTTTAACCGTAGGCATCATGCTCATTCCTCAAGGAATGGCCTATGCAATGCTTGCAGGTTTGCCACCAATTTATGGGCTGTACGCTGCAATTGTTCCACAATTAATTTATGCTATTTTTGGAACGTCTAGACAATTGGGCGTAGGACCTGTTGCCATGGATTCACTTTTAGTTGCCGTTAGTGTGAGTCAGTTTGCACAAATCAATAGCGACCATTATATTACGCTTGCTATTTTACTGGCTTTTATGGTGGGAAGCATCCAGCTCATTCTGGGAATTCTTCGACTGGGTGTATTGGTTAATTTTTTGTCCCATCCAGTCATTAGTGGCTTTACCTCCGCAGCAGCACTAATTATTGGAGTCAGTCAACTAAAGTATTTAATGGGAGTAGATTTGGAGCGCAGTCAATTTTTGCACGTTATCCTTTGGGATGCTTGGCAGCAACTCCTTAATATTAATCCTTATACGCTGTTTATTGGGATTTCAGGAATATTAATTATTCTCCTTTCTAAAAAAATTATGCCTACTATTCCAGCCCCTCTGATTGTGGTCATCAGTGGAATTTTAGCCGTTTGGGGCTTGGGTTTAGATCAATATGGAGTTGCTATTGTAAAAGAAATTCCAAAAGGATTGCCCAGCCCTCAACTCCCCTTATTAGATGGTGAAGTCATGCAACAATTGTTCTCTAGTGCAATAACGATCGCATTGGTCGCTTTTATGGAAGCAATTGCTGTTGCGAAAGCCATTCATGCTAGACACAACGATTATAAAATAGAACCCAATCAAGAGTTGATCGCCTTGGGGCTCTCCAATATGATTGGATCGTTTTTCCAAAGTTTTCCAGGTACAGGTGGTTTTTCTAGAAGTGCGGTTAATGATCAAGCAGGAGCTAAAACTAATTTAGCAGCAATTATTAGTGCTTTATTTATGGTGGTAACACTCCTGTTTTTAACTCCTTTGTTTTATTATTTGCCCAAGGCTGTTTTGGCTTCCATTATTATGGTTGCGGTCTTTAAGCTCATTTCCATACAAGATCCATTAAACCTATGGAAAAAAGGGCACAAAAGGGATTTAGCAATTTTGATCATCACATTTATAGCTACCCTAAGTATTGGCATCCAGAAAGGAATTTTGGTAGGTGTTTTATTGTCTATTATTGGCACCTTATACGACAGCTTATACCCTAAGGTTCGGGTTCAGTTTTCGGATTGGGATTTACCAGATTATGCTTTTGCGGTGCGTTTTGAAGGAGCTTTATACTTTGGTAATAGCAATTATTTCAAAGATAAAATGGAGGCTATTTTAAGCCAACTAGTAAGCAATCAGGATTCGCAACCTATAGAATATGTCCTCTTAGATGGCAGTCATATTCATCAGTTAGATAGTACTGGTGAAAAGGCACTAGAATACATTTTGCAAGTCTATGAAAATAAAGGAATTCCTATTTTATTGGTTGCCCTGCCTTTTCAATTGTCAAAACCTATTTTTTCTAGCGTTCAAGCAGCAATTTCTTCAAAAAAAGATAAAAAAATGAGCAAAAATACCCCTTATGTGATTTAG